One Chanodichthys erythropterus isolate Z2021 chromosome 22, ASM2448905v1, whole genome shotgun sequence DNA window includes the following coding sequences:
- the mzt2b gene encoding mitotic-spindle organizing protein 2 isoform X1 translates to MSQSAQPGTMPTAPDSPSLSVTVSGNVQKYSIKKKKVLNAEETELFELTQAAGIVIDQEVFKIIVDLLKMNVAPLAVFQTLKTMCAGQKVADTSNGETSTASHTTTAPSESREEESVVSGKSSKTAAPPSAPVPRPPRGGAKIVVYSAGDTSAPVSQVRSKTSSGQGEKSARDGSSQRVPRQVSATRGQKSAKSSGSSSSSSQLTSN, encoded by the exons ATGTCACAGTCAGCGCAGCCCGGGACGATGCCAACAGCCCCGGATTCCCCCTCTCTGAGCGTCACCGTCAGCGGCAATGTGCAGAAATACAGCATCAAGAAgaaaaaggtcttaaatgcgGAGGAGACTGAGCTGTTCGAGCTCACTCAGGCTGCTGGGATAGTCATTGATCAAGAGGTTTTCAA GATCATAGTGGACCTGTTAAAGATGAACGTTGCTCCTCTGGCAGTCTTTCAGACCCTAAAGACCATGTGTGCGGGGCAAAAGGTTGCTGATACATCCAACGGTGAAACATCCACAGCGTCCCACACCACCACTGCACCTTCAGAGTCTAGAG AAGAAGAGAGTGTGGTCTCAGGAAAAAGCTCTAAAACTGCAGCCCCTCCCTCTGCACCGGTGCCCCGCCCACCTAGGGGAGGGGCTAAGATAGTGGTCTACAGTGCGGGTGACACGAGCGCTCCTGTCTCTCAAG TACGCAGTAAAACAAGTTCAGGACAAGGGGAGAAATCAGCAAGAGACGGTTCTAGCCAGCGAGTGCCACGGCAGGTCAGTGCCACCAGGGGGCAGAAGAGCGCCAAGAGCTCTGGCAGCAGCAGCTCGTCGTCTCAGCTCACTTCTAACTGA
- the mzt2b gene encoding mitotic-spindle organizing protein 2 isoform X2 gives MSQSAQPGTMPTAPDSPSLSVTVSGNVQKYSIKKKKVLNAEETELFELTQAAGIVIDQEVFKIIVDLLKMNVAPLAVFQTLKTMCAGQKVADTSNGETSTASHTTTAPSESRVRSKTSSGQGEKSARDGSSQRVPRQVSATRGQKSAKSSGSSSSSSQLTSN, from the exons ATGTCACAGTCAGCGCAGCCCGGGACGATGCCAACAGCCCCGGATTCCCCCTCTCTGAGCGTCACCGTCAGCGGCAATGTGCAGAAATACAGCATCAAGAAgaaaaaggtcttaaatgcgGAGGAGACTGAGCTGTTCGAGCTCACTCAGGCTGCTGGGATAGTCATTGATCAAGAGGTTTTCAA GATCATAGTGGACCTGTTAAAGATGAACGTTGCTCCTCTGGCAGTCTTTCAGACCCTAAAGACCATGTGTGCGGGGCAAAAGGTTGCTGATACATCCAACGGTGAAACATCCACAGCGTCCCACACCACCACTGCACCTTCAGAGTCTAGAG TACGCAGTAAAACAAGTTCAGGACAAGGGGAGAAATCAGCAAGAGACGGTTCTAGCCAGCGAGTGCCACGGCAGGTCAGTGCCACCAGGGGGCAGAAGAGCGCCAAGAGCTCTGGCAGCAGCAGCTCGTCGTCTCAGCTCACTTCTAACTGA